A genomic stretch from Candidatus Bathyarchaeota archaeon includes:
- a CDS encoding reductive dehalogenase, with product MTLRDINVPNQKSKIPKISPKVVEEPPYIVDRSKLRRFTQKNIIFERVIWDSSWKGYKKNYDEKVLDIITQGKSGYSQVDFALAYASWIVHDAFKDGFSWTKIRTHKTPIDTIGIDWAKTRCEINDLHKMNIYIKRAAKLFGASLVGICNLNRNWVYADVDIPKKFKNVIVMAVEMDADGIATSPAVSAAAATGAGYSKMSFIAACMGEFIRNLGYKAIQCGNDTALSVPLAIDAGLGELGRNGLLITPQYGPRVRLCKVITDFPLEADKSIEFGVKEFCKKCKLCAKYCETGAISMDDEPSFETACQSNNPGALKWYVNVEQCYLFWYKNGTDCSTCIKVCPYNVASAGKVNVSPEEFWQSKEY from the coding sequence ATGACTTTGCGCGACATAAACGTTCCGAACCAGAAGAGTAAGATCCCGAAAATCTCGCCGAAGGTAGTTGAAGAGCCACCCTACATTGTTGACCGCTCTAAACTTCGGCGTTTCACCCAGAAAAACATCATTTTTGAAAGAGTCATATGGGACTCGTCGTGGAAAGGCTACAAGAAAAACTACGATGAAAAAGTTCTGGACATAATTACTCAAGGAAAATCAGGATATTCGCAAGTAGACTTTGCCTTGGCCTATGCCTCTTGGATAGTACATGACGCTTTCAAAGATGGATTCTCATGGACCAAGATTAGAACACACAAAACACCAATAGATACTATTGGAATTGACTGGGCAAAAACTAGATGTGAGATCAATGACCTACATAAGATGAACATCTACATCAAGCGAGCAGCAAAGCTTTTTGGCGCTTCGCTCGTTGGAATCTGCAATCTCAACAGAAATTGGGTTTACGCTGACGTTGACATCCCTAAGAAATTTAAAAACGTTATCGTTATGGCAGTTGAAATGGACGCAGATGGGATTGCAACCTCTCCAGCTGTTTCCGCGGCGGCTGCCACAGGGGCGGGATATTCGAAAATGTCTTTCATAGCTGCATGCATGGGCGAGTTCATCCGAAATCTCGGATACAAAGCAATTCAATGTGGAAACGATACTGCTTTAAGCGTTCCACTTGCAATTGATGCTGGACTTGGAGAACTGGGTCGTAATGGATTATTGATAACGCCTCAATATGGCCCAAGGGTTAGGCTCTGCAAGGTTATAACAGATTTTCCGCTGGAAGCGGATAAATCTATAGAGTTTGGAGTAAAAGAGTTCTGCAAAAAATGTAAGTTATGCGCTAAGTATTGCGAGACAGGTGCGATTTCAATGGATGATGAACCGAGCTTCGAAACAGCATGCCAATCTAATAATCCTGGAGCGTTGAAATGGTACGTCAACGTTGAACAGTGTTATCTTTTCTGGTACAAAAATGGCACAGACTGCTCAACATGCATAAAAGTTTGCCCATACAATGTCGCATCAGCAGGAAAAGTCAACGTCTCTCCAGAAGAATTTTGGCAATCAAAAGAATACTAA
- a CDS encoding mechanosensitive ion channel, with protein MFEDFLTMENLLLIAKGLIILVAMLVADKLIRRAIARYSQRLRLPPHVENIFKLIARIIIAAAGMVAFLSFFGLPTDWFVGVSALTGAAIGFASTQTVGNFLAGLYIMMSRPFMIRDYVKIGDVEGEVREITINYTKIYTPTYNIMEIPNRKVLDSTILNYSTRRNVIDYSFEVGFPHSENVTNKELIEECILPVLEKFYNKYKGTLPKKPELSMLKLNRLEKGFLIRILFPGGKINDFYNIQPELMQNIANSWDVYKARKHQ; from the coding sequence ATGTTTGAAGATTTTTTAACGATGGAGAATCTTCTGCTTATTGCAAAAGGTTTGATTATCTTAGTTGCAATGCTTGTTGCCGACAAGTTGATACGTAGGGCAATCGCCAGATACTCACAGCGGTTAAGGTTACCGCCTCATGTTGAAAACATTTTCAAATTAATCGCTAGAATTATTATTGCTGCAGCTGGCATGGTTGCCTTTTTATCTTTTTTCGGCTTGCCTACTGACTGGTTTGTTGGAGTTTCCGCTTTGACTGGAGCAGCTATTGGGTTTGCCTCCACACAGACTGTGGGAAACTTTTTGGCTGGCCTTTACATCATGATGTCGAGGCCATTTATGATTCGGGATTACGTGAAAATAGGAGATGTTGAAGGGGAGGTGCGAGAGATAACCATCAACTACACGAAAATATACACACCTACATATAACATCATGGAGATACCAAATAGGAAAGTCTTAGACAGCACCATCCTTAATTATTCTACCAGAAGAAACGTAATCGACTACTCCTTCGAAGTAGGCTTTCCCCATTCAGAAAATGTAACGAATAAAGAGCTAATTGAGGAATGCATTCTCCCTGTCCTTGAAAAGTTTTACAACAAATACAAGGGCACCCTTCCAAAGAAGCCAGAACTGAGCATGTTGAAGCTAAACAGACTTGAAAAGGGCTTTCTAATTAGAATACTCTTTCCAGGAGGAAAAATAAACGACTTCTACAACATCCAGCCAGAGCTTATGCAAAACATAGCGAATAGTTGGGATGTGTACAAAGCGAGAAAGCATCAATAA
- a CDS encoding inositol-3-phosphate synthase: MEVRVAIAGVGNCASALIQGVEYYKNAREDTKVPGLMHVNFGGYHVRSIKFVAAFEVNQQKIGKDLADAIWAEPNVCAKFADVPQLGVKVIPGPALDGVAPHMKTPFHAYDSEKVKASDIAQVLADTRVDMLVNFIPVGSHNATFHYAQACLDARCAFVNCIPEFVASDNAWGKRFEGKDLPVAGDDIKSQLGATILHRNLVRLCVDRGIKIEETYQLNLGGNTDFLNMTVEDRLKTKRISKTEAVTSLVPYEVPTRIGPSDYVPFLKDKKICYLYVKGRKFGDQPVTLRAKLEVEDSPNSAGVTIDVIRAVKLAQDRGIAGPLVSISSYAFKHPPVQVPDDLARQWVEDFITGKRDK; encoded by the coding sequence ATGGAAGTTAGGGTTGCAATAGCAGGGGTTGGAAATTGTGCTTCAGCCCTCATCCAAGGTGTCGAATACTACAAAAACGCCAGAGAAGACACGAAGGTTCCAGGATTAATGCATGTCAATTTCGGGGGCTATCATGTTCGAAGCATAAAGTTTGTAGCTGCCTTCGAAGTTAACCAGCAGAAGATTGGTAAAGACTTGGCTGACGCCATATGGGCTGAGCCAAATGTCTGTGCAAAGTTTGCTGATGTCCCGCAGCTAGGAGTAAAAGTGATTCCTGGGCCTGCTCTTGACGGGGTGGCGCCTCACATGAAGACACCCTTCCATGCTTATGACAGTGAGAAGGTTAAGGCTTCTGACATTGCACAAGTTCTTGCAGACACTAGGGTGGACATGCTAGTTAATTTTATTCCAGTAGGAAGTCACAACGCAACGTTTCACTATGCTCAGGCGTGTCTTGATGCGAGATGCGCCTTCGTTAACTGCATTCCGGAATTCGTTGCCTCAGATAATGCATGGGGCAAAAGGTTTGAAGGAAAGGACCTGCCTGTTGCGGGCGACGACATTAAGAGCCAGCTTGGCGCCACAATTTTGCATCGGAATTTGGTGAGGTTGTGTGTTGATAGGGGGATTAAAATTGAGGAAACTTATCAGCTCAACCTCGGTGGCAACACGGATTTCTTGAATATGACGGTGGAGGATAGGTTGAAGACGAAGCGTATAAGCAAGACTGAGGCTGTTACTAGTCTTGTGCCTTACGAAGTACCGACGCGCATCGGTCCTTCTGACTATGTGCCTTTTCTTAAGGATAAGAAAATATGCTACTTATATGTTAAGGGGCGAAAGTTTGGCGATCAACCAGTTACGCTCAGAGCGAAGTTGGAGGTTGAGGATTCGCCTAACAGCGCAGGAGTAACTATAGATGTTATAAGGGCTGTGAAGCTGGCGCAAGATAGAGGAATCGCAGGTCCTCTTGTCAGTATTTCTTCTTATGCGTTCAAGCATCCTCCAGTGCAGGTTCCAGACGACTTGGCGAGACAGTGGGTAGAAGACTTCATTACAGGAAAGCGAGACAAATAG
- a CDS encoding inositol-3-phosphate synthase has translation MDNEEDVIGLRRLILAGYHPRDIEIVAAFDIDARKVGKDLSKAIFAEPNNTLKFAQVPELGVSVQKGQVLDGLGSYLKDIVKIDSSPEVDPAHVLKESGADMLVNLLPSGAVKAAQWYAEQALRAGCAFINVTPVSIASDITWAGHFENAGLPVVGDDLIDQVGATTLHKTLLRLLSARGVRISETYQLDVGGGTESLDTLERSRETKRVVKTKTVESALPYKASVVAGTTDYVDFLQNRRDSYLWLKGLYFGRVPMEIELRLCTVDGPNAGSVLLDVIRAVKVALERGEAGAILSISAYAFKQPPKILPLERATQLFEDFIRQKT, from the coding sequence ATGGACAATGAAGAAGATGTGATTGGACTAAGGCGGTTAATTCTTGCAGGGTATCATCCACGGGACATTGAAATCGTTGCAGCTTTTGACATTGACGCTAGAAAAGTTGGAAAGGATCTGTCAAAGGCTATCTTTGCAGAGCCAAACAATACTTTGAAGTTCGCTCAAGTTCCTGAATTGGGCGTCTCTGTCCAAAAAGGACAGGTGTTAGATGGTCTAGGAAGTTACCTCAAAGATATCGTGAAAATCGATTCTTCTCCTGAAGTAGATCCGGCACACGTGTTGAAGGAAAGCGGTGCTGACATGCTTGTTAACCTTCTTCCAAGCGGCGCGGTGAAGGCTGCACAATGGTATGCAGAGCAAGCGCTTAGGGCTGGTTGCGCTTTTATTAATGTAACGCCTGTGAGTATTGCAAGTGACATCACGTGGGCGGGACATTTCGAGAACGCAGGGTTACCGGTTGTGGGTGATGATTTGATCGACCAAGTCGGCGCCACCACATTGCATAAGACGCTGCTGAGGTTACTTTCGGCGCGGGGTGTTCGCATCTCCGAAACTTATCAACTTGATGTGGGTGGAGGGACAGAGTCTCTGGATACACTGGAGAGGAGTCGAGAAACTAAGCGGGTTGTGAAGACGAAGACGGTAGAGTCGGCTTTGCCCTATAAGGCTTCGGTTGTGGCTGGGACAACTGATTACGTGGATTTTCTGCAAAACCGACGGGATAGCTATTTGTGGTTAAAGGGGCTATATTTTGGAAGAGTGCCGATGGAAATTGAACTGCGGCTGTGCACCGTTGATGGTCCAAATGCTGGTTCAGTTCTTTTAGACGTTATAAGAGCAGTCAAGGTTGCCCTTGAAAGAGGAGAAGCAGGAGCGATACTGAGCATTTCCGCCTACGCCTTTAAACAACCACCAAAAATACTGCCCCTTGAAAGGGCCACGCAACTATTTGAAGATTTTATTCGACAGAAGACCTAG
- a CDS encoding ABC transporter ATP-binding protein, translated as MITFEKVSHEWGDFSLKNVTFNVNKGEYFVILGPTAAGKTLILETIAGFYIPREGNIFLNGRNTASISPEKRNIGFVYQDYSLFPHMRVEENIAFGLKMRKFPKREIESKVQSVMDSVHISYLKGRFPSTLSGGEQQRVALARALVINPDILLLDEPLSALDLRTQESLREELRRIHKVQGTTTIHVTHNQDEALALADRIGVIINGEIVQVDTPYKIFNEPVSEEMAVFVGVENIVRGEIVSSEEGVALVQVGSNHIHAISNIRAGEVNVFIRPENVVLSRDKLESSARNSVIGKITGMIQFGAIFRIYMDNGLSALVTKQAIEELELDVGEKVYASFKATGVHLIKR; from the coding sequence TGAAAAAGTCAGTCACGAGTGGGGCGATTTCTCCCTCAAAAACGTGACTTTTAATGTGAACAAGGGAGAATACTTCGTTATCCTCGGGCCTACAGCTGCTGGTAAAACCTTAATCCTCGAGACTATTGCTGGATTCTACATTCCACGTGAAGGGAACATCTTTCTGAATGGAAGGAACACTGCAAGCATCTCACCAGAGAAGCGCAACATCGGCTTTGTCTATCAAGACTATTCCTTATTTCCCCATATGCGGGTAGAAGAAAACATTGCTTTCGGTCTGAAAATGCGGAAGTTTCCTAAGAGAGAGATTGAATCTAAAGTTCAAAGCGTAATGGATTCCGTGCACATTTCTTACCTCAAGGGTAGGTTCCCTTCCACTCTTTCTGGTGGGGAACAACAACGGGTGGCCTTAGCCCGCGCTCTCGTGATAAACCCTGATATTCTTCTCCTTGATGAGCCATTAAGCGCTTTGGATTTAAGAACCCAGGAATCACTGAGGGAAGAATTAAGGAGAATCCATAAAGTACAAGGTACGACGACGATTCACGTCACTCATAATCAAGATGAAGCTTTGGCGTTGGCCGACAGGATAGGCGTAATAATAAATGGTGAAATAGTCCAGGTTGACACGCCTTACAAGATTTTCAACGAGCCTGTAAGTGAGGAGATGGCGGTTTTTGTTGGGGTGGAAAACATTGTCAGAGGGGAGATAGTGTCGAGTGAAGAAGGTGTGGCTCTAGTGCAAGTTGGGAGCAATCACATACATGCGATTTCTAATATTAGGGCCGGGGAAGTGAACGTTTTCATTAGACCCGAAAATGTAGTCTTATCTAGAGATAAGTTAGAGAGTAGCGCACGAAATAGTGTTATTGGGAAGATTACTGGCATGATTCAGTTTGGGGCGATATTTAGAATATATATGGATAATGGTCTTTCGGCTTTAGTGACGAAGCAAGCAATAGAAGAGCTTGAATTGGATGTGGGGGAAAAAGTTTATGCTTCATTCAAGGCTACAGGTGTGCATCTGATTAAACGATGA
- a CDS encoding MBL fold metallo-hydrolase: protein MSQSKKSKGCIELVFLGSSGAIQVPSFHCSCEVCEAARRNPKHLRTRASIALIGQETVVVDASPDLELQLEREAIRQVNRIFITHWHFDHVWGIAALGEPSSLAKWSRIEVYLPHEVAYHFDQELAYMKKRVNPHPIQPGDKLELPDATWEVVKTTHTDHSVGFIVESSKRFAYLVDGVVPPPETLRCLKDLDFLILEATLDELLPREGEKWMIFSLQQAIDCWKQIGAEKCILTHLSCHSWKNGQLVAGLSHQERLEYEAKTPGLKFAYDGMRVKL from the coding sequence ATGTCCCAATCGAAAAAATCGAAAGGTTGTATTGAACTTGTGTTCCTTGGATCCAGCGGTGCAATCCAAGTGCCATCATTTCACTGTTCCTGCGAAGTTTGCGAAGCCGCAAGACGTAACCCCAAACATCTCCGTACAAGAGCATCCATTGCCCTAATCGGTCAAGAGACTGTTGTAGTAGATGCAAGCCCTGACCTTGAACTTCAATTGGAACGCGAAGCTATAAGACAGGTTAATCGAATTTTCATCACGCATTGGCACTTTGACCATGTTTGGGGGATTGCTGCTCTTGGAGAGCCTTCATCTCTTGCGAAATGGTCACGCATCGAAGTCTATTTGCCCCATGAAGTAGCGTATCATTTTGACCAGGAACTCGCATACATGAAAAAGAGGGTAAATCCGCATCCAATTCAGCCAGGAGATAAACTTGAACTGCCAGATGCCACTTGGGAAGTCGTAAAGACCACGCATACTGATCATAGTGTTGGCTTTATTGTTGAATCCTCCAAAAGATTCGCCTATCTTGTTGATGGTGTAGTGCCTCCGCCAGAAACTCTGAGGTGTCTCAAAGACCTTGATTTTCTGATATTAGAAGCAACATTAGACGAGCTACTGCCAAGAGAAGGCGAGAAATGGATGATTTTCTCACTTCAGCAAGCTATTGATTGCTGGAAACAGATAGGGGCTGAGAAGTGCATTCTGACACATCTCTCCTGCCATAGTTGGAAAAATGGTCAATTAGTTGCCGGTCTATCACATCAAGAGAGACTTGAGTACGAGGCGAAAACTCCTGGGCTGAAGTTCGCCTATGATGGGATGCGTGTGAAGTTATAG